A section of the Citrus sinensis cultivar Valencia sweet orange chromosome 8, DVS_A1.0, whole genome shotgun sequence genome encodes:
- the LOC102610239 gene encoding protein CHROMATIN REMODELING 19 isoform X2, translating to MKREYAEISEISDEEWEPHSESFKPSRVLKINTRSPKPKPKPKPPPPIESFAYNKDENLEDDDVEEVVGPTAATNNRGRRFIVDDDEEEEEEEEGEEEQEQEHGDFVEVYDIKSSSQEEEEEELLILEDEIENDDVVGKALQKCAKISAELKRELYGTTTSAACDRYAEVEASSVRIVTQSDIDDACGDEDSDFQPVLKPYQLVGVNFLLLLYRKGIAGAILADEMGLGKTIQAITYLMLLKHLNNDPGPHLIVCPASVLENWERELKKWCPSFSVLQYHGAGRTAYSRELSSLAKAGLPPPFNVLLVCYSLFERHSVQQKDDRKILKRWRWSCVLMDEAHALKDKNSYRWKNLMSVARNANQRLMLTGTPLQNDLHELWSLLEFMMPDLFATEDVDLKKLLNGEDRDLIGRMKSILGPFILRRLKSDVMQQLVPKIQRVEYVTMERPQEDAYRVAIEEYRAVSRARIAKLSDADLATIVGVLPQRQISNYFVQFRKIANHPLLVRRIYSDDDVVRFAKKLHPMGAFGFECTLERVIEELKNYSDFSIHQLLRSYGGADTRGILSEEHVMLSAKCRVLSKLLPSLKKGGHRVLIFSQWTSMLDILEWTLDVIGVTYRRLDGSTQVTERQAIVDAFNNDTSIFACLLSTRAGGQGLNLTGADTVVIHDMDFNPQIDRQAEDRCHRIGQTRPVTIYRLVTKGTVDENVYEIAKRKLILDAAVLESGVEVDNEGDTSDMTMGEILSSILMG from the exons atgaagcgCGAATACGCCGAAATCTCGGAAATCTCGGACGAGGAGTGGGAGCCGCACTCCGAGTCATTCAAGCCCTCTCGAGTCCTCAAAATCAACACTCGATCACCGAAACCGAAACCGAAACCAAAGCCACCTCCTCCAATAGAATCTTTCGCTTACAACAAGGACGAAAATCTCGAGGACGACGATGTCGAGGAGGTGGTGGGACCCACGGCCGCCACGAACAATCGTGGCCGTCGATTCATCGtcgatgatgatgaagaggaggaggaggaggaggagggaGAGGAGGAGCAGGAGCAGGAGCACGGAGATTTCGTTGAGGTTTATGACATAAAGTCTTCGAgtcaagaagaagaagaggaggaaCTTTTAATCTTAgaagatgaaattgaaaatgatgaCGTGGTAGGGAAGGCGCTGCAAAAGTGTGCCAAGATATCAGCTGAGCTTAAGAGAGAGCTGTACGGTACTACTACTTCTGCTGCTTGTGATCGATACGCCGAAGTGGAAGCCTCTTCCGTGAGAATTGTGACTCAGAGTGATATTGATGATGCATGTGGAGATGAGGATTCTGATTTTCAGCCTGTTCTTAAGCCTTATCAGCTCGTCGGCGTCAACTTTCTTCTATTGTTGTACAGAAAGGGCATTGCGGGAG CCATATTGGCAGACGAGATGGGTCTTGGGAAGACCATTCAG GCTATAACATATCTAATGTTGCTGAAACACTTGAACAATGACCCTGGTCCTCATTTAATTGTATGTCCTGCCTCTGTTTTGGAGAATTGGGAAAGAGAACTTAAGAAGTGGTGTCCATCGTTTTCTGTACTCCAGTATCATGGGGCAGGGCGAACAGCCTATTCCAGAGAACTGAGCTCTTTAGCAAAAGCTGGATTGCCACCTCCTTTTAATGTGCTTCTTGTGTGCTATTCGCTTTTTGAACGTCACAG TGTGCAGCAGAAAGATGACcgtaaaattttgaaacgtTGGCGTTGGAGCTGTGTGCTTATGGATGAGGCCCATGCCTTAAAGGACAAAAACAGCTACAGGTGGAAAAACCTTATGTCTGTTGCTCGGAATGCAAACCAGCGTCTGATGCTGACAGGGACCCCGTTACAAAATGATTTACAT GAGCTCTGGTCATTATTGGAGTTTATGATGCCTGATCTTTTTGCCACAGAGGATGTAGATTTGAAGAAGCTACTCAATGGTGAAGATAGAGATTTAATTGGTCGGATGAAGTCAATTTTGGGGCCATTCATCTTGAGGCGTTTAAAATCCGATGTGATGCAGCAACTTGTCCCAAAGATACAGCGT GTTGAGTATGTTACAATGGAAAGGCCGCAGGAAGATGCATATAGAGTAGCCATTGAGGAGTATCGGGCTGTGTCTCGAGCTCGTATTGCTAAGCTTTCTGACGCTGACTTGGCTACTATTGTTGGTGTTCTTCCTCAGCGTCAAATTTCCAACTATTTTGTTCAGTTCCGTAAG aTTGCAAATCATCCGTTATTGGTGAGACGAATTTACagtgatgatgatgttgtTCGCTTTGCTAAAAAGCTGCATCCTATGGGTGCATTTGGCTTTGAATGTACCTTGGAAAGAGTAATTGAAGAACTGAAGAATTACAGCGATTTTTCTATACACCAg CTTTTACGCTCCTACGGTGGTGCTGATACCAGAGGAATTCTTTCAGAAGAACATGTTATGCTTTCAGCAAAATGTCGG GTATTATCTAAACTTCTCCCTTCACTGAAAAAAGGTGGTCATCGGGTTTTGATTTTTAGCCAATGGACGTCAATGCTTGATATTCTGGAGTGGACTTTGGATGTGATTGGTGTTACATATAGACGTCTTGATGGAAG TACCCAAGTGACAGAGAGGCAGGCTATAGTCGACGCCTTCAATAATGACACTTCTATTTTTGCATGCTTGCTTTCAACAAGAGCTGGAGGCCAGGGTTTAAACTTGACTGGCGCCGATACTGTCGTCATCCATGACATGGATTTCAATCCGCAAATTGACCGTCAAGCTGAAGATCGTTGTCATCGAATTGGCCAAACAAGGCCGGTAACCATATACAG GCTAGTAACAAAGGGTACGGTTGACGAGAATGTGTATGAGATAGCAAAGCGAAAGCTCATCTTGGATGCTGCAGTGCTCGAGTCTGGCGTGGAGGTAGATAATGAAGGTGACACATCTGATATGACTATGGGAGAGATATTATCATCCATCCTGATGGGTTAG
- the LOC102610239 gene encoding protein CHROMATIN REMODELING 19 isoform X1, producing the protein MKREYAEISEISDEEWEPHSESFKPSRVLKINTRSPKPKPKPKPPPPIESFAYNKDENLEDDDVEEVVGPTAATNNRGRRFIVDDDEEEEEEEEGEEEQEQEHGDFVEVYDIKSSSQEEEEEELLILEDEIENDDVVGKALQKCAKISAELKRELYGTTTSAACDRYAEVEASSVRIVTQSDIDDACGDEDSDFQPVLKPYQLVGVNFLLLLYRKGIAGAILADEMGLGKTIQAITYLMLLKHLNNDPGPHLIVCPASVLENWERELKKWCPSFSVLQYHGAGRTAYSRELSSLAKAGLPPPFNVLLVCYSLFERHRFVYCGACNICIFHCMLSLILIIDGLYSVQQKDDRKILKRWRWSCVLMDEAHALKDKNSYRWKNLMSVARNANQRLMLTGTPLQNDLHELWSLLEFMMPDLFATEDVDLKKLLNGEDRDLIGRMKSILGPFILRRLKSDVMQQLVPKIQRVEYVTMERPQEDAYRVAIEEYRAVSRARIAKLSDADLATIVGVLPQRQISNYFVQFRKIANHPLLVRRIYSDDDVVRFAKKLHPMGAFGFECTLERVIEELKNYSDFSIHQLLRSYGGADTRGILSEEHVMLSAKCRVLSKLLPSLKKGGHRVLIFSQWTSMLDILEWTLDVIGVTYRRLDGSTQVTERQAIVDAFNNDTSIFACLLSTRAGGQGLNLTGADTVVIHDMDFNPQIDRQAEDRCHRIGQTRPVTIYRLVTKGTVDENVYEIAKRKLILDAAVLESGVEVDNEGDTSDMTMGEILSSILMG; encoded by the exons atgaagcgCGAATACGCCGAAATCTCGGAAATCTCGGACGAGGAGTGGGAGCCGCACTCCGAGTCATTCAAGCCCTCTCGAGTCCTCAAAATCAACACTCGATCACCGAAACCGAAACCGAAACCAAAGCCACCTCCTCCAATAGAATCTTTCGCTTACAACAAGGACGAAAATCTCGAGGACGACGATGTCGAGGAGGTGGTGGGACCCACGGCCGCCACGAACAATCGTGGCCGTCGATTCATCGtcgatgatgatgaagaggaggaggaggaggaggagggaGAGGAGGAGCAGGAGCAGGAGCACGGAGATTTCGTTGAGGTTTATGACATAAAGTCTTCGAgtcaagaagaagaagaggaggaaCTTTTAATCTTAgaagatgaaattgaaaatgatgaCGTGGTAGGGAAGGCGCTGCAAAAGTGTGCCAAGATATCAGCTGAGCTTAAGAGAGAGCTGTACGGTACTACTACTTCTGCTGCTTGTGATCGATACGCCGAAGTGGAAGCCTCTTCCGTGAGAATTGTGACTCAGAGTGATATTGATGATGCATGTGGAGATGAGGATTCTGATTTTCAGCCTGTTCTTAAGCCTTATCAGCTCGTCGGCGTCAACTTTCTTCTATTGTTGTACAGAAAGGGCATTGCGGGAG CCATATTGGCAGACGAGATGGGTCTTGGGAAGACCATTCAG GCTATAACATATCTAATGTTGCTGAAACACTTGAACAATGACCCTGGTCCTCATTTAATTGTATGTCCTGCCTCTGTTTTGGAGAATTGGGAAAGAGAACTTAAGAAGTGGTGTCCATCGTTTTCTGTACTCCAGTATCATGGGGCAGGGCGAACAGCCTATTCCAGAGAACTGAGCTCTTTAGCAAAAGCTGGATTGCCACCTCCTTTTAATGTGCTTCTTGTGTGCTATTCGCTTTTTGAACGTCACAGGTTTGTTTATTGTGGAGCATGTAACATTTGCATATTCCACTGCATGTTAAGTTTAATTCTGATCATTGATGGTCTTTACAGTGTGCAGCAGAAAGATGACcgtaaaattttgaaacgtTGGCGTTGGAGCTGTGTGCTTATGGATGAGGCCCATGCCTTAAAGGACAAAAACAGCTACAGGTGGAAAAACCTTATGTCTGTTGCTCGGAATGCAAACCAGCGTCTGATGCTGACAGGGACCCCGTTACAAAATGATTTACAT GAGCTCTGGTCATTATTGGAGTTTATGATGCCTGATCTTTTTGCCACAGAGGATGTAGATTTGAAGAAGCTACTCAATGGTGAAGATAGAGATTTAATTGGTCGGATGAAGTCAATTTTGGGGCCATTCATCTTGAGGCGTTTAAAATCCGATGTGATGCAGCAACTTGTCCCAAAGATACAGCGT GTTGAGTATGTTACAATGGAAAGGCCGCAGGAAGATGCATATAGAGTAGCCATTGAGGAGTATCGGGCTGTGTCTCGAGCTCGTATTGCTAAGCTTTCTGACGCTGACTTGGCTACTATTGTTGGTGTTCTTCCTCAGCGTCAAATTTCCAACTATTTTGTTCAGTTCCGTAAG aTTGCAAATCATCCGTTATTGGTGAGACGAATTTACagtgatgatgatgttgtTCGCTTTGCTAAAAAGCTGCATCCTATGGGTGCATTTGGCTTTGAATGTACCTTGGAAAGAGTAATTGAAGAACTGAAGAATTACAGCGATTTTTCTATACACCAg CTTTTACGCTCCTACGGTGGTGCTGATACCAGAGGAATTCTTTCAGAAGAACATGTTATGCTTTCAGCAAAATGTCGG GTATTATCTAAACTTCTCCCTTCACTGAAAAAAGGTGGTCATCGGGTTTTGATTTTTAGCCAATGGACGTCAATGCTTGATATTCTGGAGTGGACTTTGGATGTGATTGGTGTTACATATAGACGTCTTGATGGAAG TACCCAAGTGACAGAGAGGCAGGCTATAGTCGACGCCTTCAATAATGACACTTCTATTTTTGCATGCTTGCTTTCAACAAGAGCTGGAGGCCAGGGTTTAAACTTGACTGGCGCCGATACTGTCGTCATCCATGACATGGATTTCAATCCGCAAATTGACCGTCAAGCTGAAGATCGTTGTCATCGAATTGGCCAAACAAGGCCGGTAACCATATACAG GCTAGTAACAAAGGGTACGGTTGACGAGAATGTGTATGAGATAGCAAAGCGAAAGCTCATCTTGGATGCTGCAGTGCTCGAGTCTGGCGTGGAGGTAGATAATGAAGGTGACACATCTGATATGACTATGGGAGAGATATTATCATCCATCCTGATGGGTTAG